GGGGCGCTGATACCGGGCGGCTCGGTTCTTTCCGTGGCGTACGACCTGGCCTTTAAAAGCGGTGCCGACCCGATAGCCTTCATCGGGCAGGACCTCGGCTACCCCGGCGGCAACGCCTATGCCGCCGGCACCCACTTCGATTCATTCGAGGCCGAATCGATATTCGACCAACAAGGGGATGTGATCGTGGAGGAGCGCGATCTCTTCGGGCGGGCGCTCAAAACGCAGAAATCGATGGCCGTCACCAAACAGTGGTTCGGCTGGGCCTTTGCCACCTGGCAGCCGGAGCGGAAACGGCGCATCTTCAATTGCAGCGAAGCGGGGATATTGACCAACTGCCCGCTGATGACGTTCGGGGAGTTCGTGTCGCGTTTTTGCCGCAAAGGGGTGAACGTGGCATGGGGCATCAAAAAAGCCGCCAAAGGGTGATCCACACATCCCATTCTTAAGTGGGGTAGGCAATTAGAAACCCCATCCTCTTTTTTACCGGACACTACTGTGACGCTATAAAATGTCAATCATCGTTTCGGCTTGTCCGCCTTTGGATTATCCTGCCGATTGAAGCGATATCCAACTTTACGCGGTTTTCGCGCGGCGTTGCGCGATAAGGTCGGCCACGGAATAATGCCGGAGGGCGCACTCGTGTATTTGGCATCCGGCGGCCACCAGTTCCGCCACCAGCATGTTCGTGTTTTCGGCCTTGAGGGTAAGCTCCAGGGCTTCTCCCACGCGGGCGGCCCTATGCACAAAATCAAGCCGCTTTACCACCTCCAGTGTTTTTTCCGATGGCTCCGCGCGCAAATGGAAATAGTAGGGAAATTCCGCGATGTCTTTTAACCGCCCCTGATAGGCGGTGCGGCCGCCGTCCAAAATCAGCACATGACCGCACAAGCCGGTTATGAAATCGAAATCGTGGCTTGTTATCAACAGCAGTTTCCCCTTTTCCGCCATCTCGCGGAAAAGGGCGGACAGTTTTTCCGCCCAAACGACATCCACCCCTTGCGTTGGTTCGTCCAGGACAACCAGCGGGCGGTCCTGCATGATGACCAGCGCCACCCCCAGCCGCTGCAACATGCCGCGGGAATAATCCCCCACCTTTTTTTCAGCCTCGTCGGCCAAGCCGACTGTATGTAGCGCGCCCATGATTCGCTGGGTATCGGCGGCGCTGTCGCCATCCCAAAAAAGGCCGAGGTTGTCATGCGCGTTCATATGCGGATGAAATGCGGGGATGCCGATGAGGCCGCTGATCATGCCCAGCGCGCCCACGGTATCGGTATGCGGGTTTTTGCCGGATACCGTGACGGCGCCGGCGGTGGGGAACGCCAGACCGGTGATAAGCCGCAACAACGTTGTTTTGCCGGAACCATTTTCCCCCAAAATGCCGAAACAGCTTCCGGGCGAAGCTTCGAATGTCACATCGGCAAGGAGATTGGCCTGTCCCACCTGTTTGCCCAGGCTCTCCACGCGGATGCCGCTAAAACCGGCCGCGTTCACTTCGGATATGAGCGGATTTCCGATTTTTAATGTCCGGCCGCGCATGGCCGCCGCCTTGGCAAATGATACGACTTGGTTATCCGGCTCAGTCATTCCCCGGTCCGCTACTTTTTATCCGCCGCAAAAGAGCGCCGAAAGTGGTTTTTGCAAGCCTGTTCGGAGATGGCCCGTGAGCGGAACATGCCCTTGAAAGGGGCGCTCACCGAACGCAGGCGCTTCATTTCCATATGCGTTGATAATACCGCAAATATCCCCCGCCCCGAAACCCCAAACGCGCCCATCATGAATAAAGCGAGCTATTCATGGCAAGGGGGTTGCGCTAGAATGAACCGCGGCTGTAATAAAAACAGGGCGGCGGGAGGAAGCGAATTGAAGCGGGTGATGGTGGTATTCGGTACGCGTCCGGAGGCAATCAAGATGGCCCCGGTGGTCTTGGCGCTGAAGGCCAGCGGCATGTTTGACGTAAAAGTTTGCATCACCGGCCAGCATCGCGGCATGCTGGATCAGGTGCTCGCCATGTTCGATATCGTCCCCGATTATGACCTGAACATAATGAAACCGGGACAGGACCTTACCGACATTACAAGCAACGTCCTTGCCGGCATGCGGGGCGTATATCGCGCATGGCGTCCGGAATGGACTTTGGTGCATGGCGACACCACCACAACTTTTTCCGCCAGCCTCGCTTCGTTTTATGAGCGCATACCGGTGGGGCACGTCGAGGCCGGGCTGCGGACGCACAACAAATATTCCCCGTGGCCCGAAGAAATCAACCGCCACGTTACCGGCGTGCTTGCCACGCTTCATTTTGCGCCAACCCCCGCCGCGCGGCAAAACCTGATTAATGAAGGCATCGCTCCGGCAAACGTGGAAGTAACCGGCAACACGGTGATCGACGCCCTCCTGGGCGCGATAAGAAGACTGAAGGAAAATCCCCCGCTCATGGAGCAGTTCAAAAAGCGTTTTTCGTTCCTTGATCTTTCCAAAAAGCTGGTATTGGTCACCTGCCACCGGCGTGAGAATTTCGGCGAAGGTTTTCAGCGCATCTGCACGGCGCTCGCGCGGCTTGCAGGGCGGAGCGATGTGGAAGTGCTCTATCCGGTGCATCTGAACCCCAATGTGCAACAACCGGTGAATGAAATGCTGGGTGGCCGCAAGAATGTTCACCTTATGGAACCGCTGGACTACCTTCCCTTTATTTACCTGATGGAACGCTCACATCTCATCATTACCGATTCCGGCGGTATCCAGGAAGAGGCCCCCTCGCTTGGCAAGCCGGTGTTGGTGATGCGGGATGCCACCGAACGGCCCGAAGCCGTTGATGCCGGCACCGTGCGGCTTGTGGGCACGGACCCTGATAAAATATTCAACGAAGCCAAAGTTCTTATTGAAAATCAGGACGATTATGAAAGAATGTCACGCCTGCACAATCCCTATGGGGACGGATTGGCGTCTGGCCGGATAACAAAGAGGTTGTTGCTTGGAACATAAGATCAACAAGGTTCAGGTCGTTGGCTTGGGTTACATCGGCCTCCCCACCGCGGTTATTATCGCCGACCACGGCATCGACGTTGTGGGGTTGGACGTCAGCCAGCGGATTGTGGATACCATCAATCGCGGTGAAATACACGTCATCGAGTCGGATATCGAAAAGGCCGCGCACCGGGTAGTGAAGGAAGGGAAACTGCGCGCCACGCTCAGCGCGGAGGACGCGGATGTGTTCATTATCGCGGTGCCCACGCCGTTTACGGATGGGCACCTGCCGGACGTCACCTTTCTCAAGGCGGCCGTGAAATCAATTGCCCCATCGTTGCGGAAGGGAAACATCGTCATCCTCGAGTCAACCTTGCCGGTCGGCACCACCAACGACATGTGCGCGTATATGAAGAAACTGCGGCCCGACCTTTCTTTTCCGGACGCCGCCGGGGATCAGGCCGACATTCGCGTGGCCCATTGCCCCGAACGGGTGTTGCCGGGCCATGTCATG
The Nitrospinota bacterium genome window above contains:
- the wecB gene encoding UDP-N-acetylglucosamine 2-epimerase (non-hydrolyzing); the protein is MKRVMVVFGTRPEAIKMAPVVLALKASGMFDVKVCITGQHRGMLDQVLAMFDIVPDYDLNIMKPGQDLTDITSNVLAGMRGVYRAWRPEWTLVHGDTTTTFSASLASFYERIPVGHVEAGLRTHNKYSPWPEEINRHVTGVLATLHFAPTPAARQNLINEGIAPANVEVTGNTVIDALLGAIRRLKENPPLMEQFKKRFSFLDLSKKLVLVTCHRRENFGEGFQRICTALARLAGRSDVEVLYPVHLNPNVQQPVNEMLGGRKNVHLMEPLDYLPFIYLMERSHLIITDSGGIQEEAPSLGKPVLVMRDATERPEAVDAGTVRLVGTDPDKIFNEAKVLIENQDDYERMSRLHNPYGDGLASGRITKRLLLGT
- a CDS encoding ABC transporter ATP-binding protein, with the protein product MTEPDNQVVSFAKAAAMRGRTLKIGNPLISEVNAAGFSGIRVESLGKQVGQANLLADVTFEASPGSCFGILGENGSGKTTLLRLITGLAFPTAGAVTVSGKNPHTDTVGALGMISGLIGIPAFHPHMNAHDNLGLFWDGDSAADTQRIMGALHTVGLADEAEKKVGDYSRGMLQRLGVALVIMQDRPLVVLDEPTQGVDVVWAEKLSALFREMAEKGKLLLITSHDFDFITGLCGHVLILDGGRTAYQGRLKDIAEFPYYFHLRAEPSEKTLEVVKRLDFVHRAARVGEALELTLKAENTNMLVAELVAAGCQIHECALRHYSVADLIAQRRAKTA